The following proteins come from a genomic window of Hallerella porci:
- a CDS encoding condensin complex protein MksE, translated as MMLKSSKEIFEILSKGAFISVNSTDELNRKYYDLIEDDLDAYREYYEGVGFILESGNGYFYFSRTEQKVSMGEKLSRFCDWIDRLDFLKTFNSSFESGYVFTKSKILERISCDLELKEKAPKLYSDKKSHEEIVDKLIDDLSKMGFIEVENEVDGSFRVTAAFHYLEEMVNCLNVVEGADALPE; from the coding sequence ATGATGTTAAAATCGAGCAAAGAAATTTTTGAAATTTTGAGCAAAGGCGCTTTTATTTCGGTCAATAGTACAGACGAATTGAATCGCAAATATTACGATTTAATCGAAGACGATTTGGACGCTTATCGCGAATATTATGAAGGCGTCGGTTTTATTTTGGAAAGCGGAAACGGCTACTTTTATTTTTCGCGCACGGAACAGAAAGTTTCGATGGGTGAAAAACTTTCTCGCTTTTGTGATTGGATTGATCGCTTGGATTTTTTGAAAACTTTTAATTCTTCTTTTGAATCGGGATATGTTTTTACAAAATCAAAAATTTTGGAACGCATTTCTTGCGATTTAGAATTAAAAGAAAAAGCGCCGAAACTTTATAGCGATAAAAAATCTCACGAAGAAATTGTCGATAAGTTAATCGATGATTTATCGAAAATGGGATTTATCGAAGTTGAAAATGAAGTGGACGGAAGTTTTCGCGTGACTGCTGCGTTTCATTATCTCGAAGAAATGGTGAACTGCTTAAATGTGGTGGAGGGTGCCGATGCGTTACCTGAATAA
- a CDS encoding DnaA ATPase domain-containing protein, which translates to MLIDNVIRLPNASLSVWDDVLSCLRSSLSANSFDMWFGKKNLTLDGIEDGCANLIAANELVASWINGQFRDAILNAFKQVLPEVSDYKISVSKNSKASQVQVLSTEPEVVVHKPQVLREEKEQQSENAAILKSFYPNYSFDTFVEGDSNKIALAMCRSIAENPCESAMNPFFLFGGPGVGKTHLLQSIGRYAIMYKTASSVVYRTSEQFLKDFMRTQDPNASRLERAEATAELRHLYEDSQLLLIDDIQVLAGKGRGATEKALFDVLQKRVAAKRETVFCADRRPSEIPNLYEGFIRFDGNSIAVNVPDLMTRLNILRRKAAKLQIPAEERERIFHWVATHQRGNVREIEGVVTKLLAYHDLLGVNLTLETFKELCESCNVTSPADIADKPIPTISSIKEIVAMAYHISVESLNANSRVKSISEPRKIAMYFCRELTKESLLSIGFQFGGRNYSTVIASIKAVEREMQHSPEFAEEIEKLREKLVN; encoded by the coding sequence ATGTTGATAGATAACGTTATCCGTCTTCCGAATGCTTCGTTAAGCGTTTGGGACGATGTTCTTTCTTGCTTACGCAGTTCGCTTTCGGCGAACTCCTTTGATATGTGGTTTGGCAAAAAGAATTTGACGTTAGACGGTATTGAAGACGGCTGCGCCAACCTCATCGCTGCAAATGAATTGGTGGCTTCTTGGATTAACGGACAATTCCGCGATGCGATATTAAACGCTTTTAAGCAAGTCTTGCCCGAAGTTTCGGATTATAAAATTTCGGTTTCGAAAAACAGCAAAGCTTCGCAAGTGCAAGTCCTTTCGACAGAGCCCGAAGTGGTTGTGCATAAGCCACAAGTTCTCCGCGAAGAAAAAGAACAGCAGTCCGAAAACGCAGCGATTCTCAAATCATTTTATCCGAATTACAGCTTTGATACTTTCGTCGAAGGCGACAGCAATAAAATTGCGTTAGCGATGTGCCGTTCTATCGCTGAAAATCCGTGCGAATCGGCGATGAATCCGTTCTTCCTATTCGGCGGTCCGGGAGTTGGGAAAACGCATTTGCTCCAATCGATTGGACGTTATGCGATTATGTATAAGACTGCGTCGTCGGTGGTTTATCGTACTTCGGAACAATTCCTCAAAGATTTTATGCGCACGCAAGATCCGAATGCATCTCGCTTGGAACGGGCAGAAGCCACCGCAGAATTGCGCCATCTTTATGAAGATTCGCAGTTGCTTTTAATCGACGACATTCAAGTGCTCGCTGGGAAAGGTCGCGGCGCCACGGAAAAGGCACTTTTTGATGTGCTCCAGAAACGGGTAGCTGCAAAACGGGAAACGGTTTTCTGCGCGGATCGTCGTCCTTCGGAAATTCCGAATCTTTACGAAGGATTTATCCGATTTGACGGCAATAGCATTGCGGTAAATGTGCCCGATTTAATGACGCGCTTAAATATTTTGCGTCGGAAAGCGGCGAAATTGCAAATCCCCGCCGAAGAAAGAGAACGCATTTTCCACTGGGTCGCAACGCATCAGCGGGGAAATGTCCGCGAAATTGAAGGGGTCGTGACGAAACTTCTCGCTTATCACGATCTTTTGGGCGTCAATTTAACGCTAGAAACTTTCAAAGAACTTTGCGAATCGTGCAATGTGACGTCTCCCGCAGACATTGCGGATAAACCGATTCCCACGATTTCATCGATCAAAGAAATCGTCGCGATGGCTTACCACATTTCGGTGGAATCGTTAAATGCCAATTCCCGCGTCAAATCGATTTCGGAACCGCGGAAAATTGCGATGTATTTTTGCCGCGAACTGACAAAAGAATCGCTTTTAAGCATCGGCTTTCAGTTTGGCGGTCGCAATTATTCAACGGTTATCGCAAGCATTAAAGCGGTCGAACGCGAAATGCAACATTCTCCCGAATTCGCTGAAGAAATCGAAAAATTAAGAGAAAAACTGGTAAATTAG
- a CDS encoding TerC family protein: protein MLTFWLIFLAFVAVLLALDLGVFHKKDHVIGVREALVWTGIWILLSLAFSVAIYFIYGDSEHVLEYLTGYVIEKSLSLDNIFVMAAIFTYFKIPAVYQHRILFWGILGAIVLRGAFILMGAVLIEHFSWVIYVFGVLLLYSAFKMLFLNEDEQDLSQNKIVKIARRFLPLTTKIEGHHFFIRENHKLFATPLFLALIVVELSDILFAVDSIPAIFGVTLDPFIVFTSNIMAILGLRSLYFALAAMLGKFDKLKYAIVFVLAFVGIKMLIADFVHIPTAVSLAVIVVSLVAGVIASQVKR from the coding sequence GTGCTTACATTCTGGCTTATTTTTCTTGCGTTTGTCGCTGTTCTTTTGGCACTTGATTTGGGCGTTTTTCACAAAAAAGATCACGTGATTGGCGTTCGCGAAGCTCTCGTTTGGACTGGCATTTGGATTTTACTTTCGCTTGCGTTTAGCGTTGCGATTTATTTTATCTATGGCGATAGCGAACACGTTTTAGAATACTTGACCGGCTATGTGATTGAAAAGTCCCTTTCGCTTGACAACATCTTTGTGATGGCGGCCATCTTTACCTATTTTAAAATACCAGCGGTTTATCAGCACCGGATTTTATTTTGGGGAATTTTAGGCGCGATTGTTCTTCGCGGGGCGTTTATTTTGATGGGCGCTGTGCTGATTGAGCATTTCAGCTGGGTCATATATGTGTTTGGAGTGCTCTTGTTATATAGCGCGTTCAAGATGCTATTTTTAAACGAAGACGAACAGGATTTAAGTCAAAACAAGATTGTAAAAATCGCGCGGCGCTTTCTGCCACTCACGACAAAAATCGAAGGACATCATTTCTTTATTCGTGAAAACCACAAGTTATTTGCAACGCCGCTTTTTCTTGCGCTAATCGTCGTCGAATTGTCCGACATTCTTTTTGCAGTCGATTCCATTCCAGCAATTTTTGGCGTAACGCTTGACCCTTTCATCGTTTTTACATCAAACATCATGGCAATCCTTGGGCTGCGTTCGCTTTACTTTGCGCTTGCCGCCATGCTTGGAAAATTTGACAAACTCAAATACGCGATTGTTTTTGTGCTTGCCTTTGTGGGCATCAAGATGCTCATTGCAGACTTTGTTCATATTCCAACCGCAGTAAGCCTTGCGGTGATTGTCGTATCGCTTGTCGCAGGCGTTATTGCAAGCCAGGTGAAACGATAA
- a CDS encoding class I SAM-dependent methyltransferase, whose amino-acid sequence MSIQEPDQSVWDRFWARKKDLSKVYPASPTILKTIYKHFPNVQGMKILEVGPGSGRDSADLAKHGADVYVLDFSAESLKTVEALRIRENLEENLHCIRGDAFKSPFPDGTFDLVFHQGLAEHFVNPNPLIAENFRIVKPGGYILCDVPQTYHLYTVVKHILIAMKKWFAGWETQFSINDLRKLLKTAGFNLKYEYGDWMRPNFIYRTLREACFKVNVELPKYPFQGSAYQKAKDAFLDAFDRVPLARYTQLSIGILAQKPKG is encoded by the coding sequence ATGTCAATTCAAGAACCTGATCAATCTGTTTGGGACCGTTTTTGGGCCCGGAAAAAAGACCTTTCCAAAGTTTATCCTGCGTCGCCGACGATTTTGAAGACGATTTATAAACATTTTCCGAATGTGCAGGGAATGAAAATTCTCGAAGTCGGTCCAGGCTCGGGCCGCGATAGCGCGGACTTGGCAAAGCACGGCGCCGATGTTTACGTTCTTGATTTCTCGGCAGAAAGTTTGAAAACGGTCGAAGCGCTCCGCATCCGTGAAAACTTAGAAGAAAATTTGCATTGTATCCGCGGGGACGCTTTTAAGTCGCCATTCCCGGACGGGACATTTGACTTGGTCTTTCATCAAGGATTAGCGGAACATTTCGTCAATCCGAATCCGCTGATTGCAGAAAATTTCCGCATTGTCAAACCGGGTGGTTATATCCTTTGCGATGTGCCGCAGACTTATCATTTATACACGGTCGTCAAGCACATTTTAATCGCGATGAAGAAATGGTTCGCCGGTTGGGAAACGCAATTTTCCATTAACGATTTGCGGAAACTTTTGAAAACCGCAGGCTTCAATTTGAAATACGAATACGGCGATTGGATGCGCCCGAATTTCATTTATCGCACACTCCGCGAAGCTTGTTTCAAAGTGAATGTGGAACTTCCGAAATATCCGTTCCAAGGTTCTGCTTATCAAAAAGCAAAAGATGCGTTCTTAGATGCCTTTGACCGCGTCCCGCTTGCGCGTTATACGCAGCTTTCGATTGGAATCCTCGCTCAAAAGCCGAAGGGATGA
- a CDS encoding ATP-binding protein, with protein MRYLNKIVFINSAHVRYAEINLNGNVHLIGTQGVGKSTLLRALLFFYNADKQKLGIPKEKKSFDDFYFEKDNSYIVYEVVRDESAYCVLVSKSSGRASFHFIDAPYHRDFIVNENGEVPTETKNIRARLNEIYHRPIYMSSTVDRYETFRDIIYGNHQNVKKEFYKFSLAESSRYQNIPRSIQNVFLNSKLDADFIKDTIIQSMDGESAFIDLRYFRNQVSEFEQEYSDIGKWFEKNKKGECVVRIEAERVVNVYHALLLLKKNIETSSKELNYAYRITKEQLPAISSEIEKQEQALNTTMRLLREENDKFMRERDGLKKSLTLTDEKLKNCREKSAYYVSQNIEEVLKKQERESVLKMEKENQEERKRLLTREFESVAEKYERLIQQVNDKLGEFKQVQQARIIESESKLNAEKQNRFAEFEKSKNAASVRFDSEIETANNLKQNLQNEKTDYEKSLIELKYFHPFEKEMQSCKTQMENLRASENSDKLKQANAARELAKVQSQRDAEIADCKSNFEKENHKLASVREKIALALEKLDNLLEKQKGSLYEWLSTNKVGWENSIGKIIDEETVLYHSGLSPELTTEAGESLFGVKLNLEELPNRIRTPEDLQNEHRELEKSLAENSNAVQSLQDDLEKRIASVDRSYGTKIKALQEEIRNLEIDLVQIPSKIKRTSNELENFKRKDAEEIEKRRNEIQQKVTEVSQKILAAEENIARIRDAKKREISKIEKSYRDDITAFEKATSDFKIQVKAEILDKENRAKEECDAIQKQKENELESKNVDVNELRKCESEILRLTAELNDIESHRELVTLYRRDKAELFDREAEFKEEKRTLESKLNDLQGKFNSRREKLNAQKFEQETSLNQSNERKKSMENDVSETEKLALSSLCPENIKDAGETPCTKNCSEVIRELTSAVIDSLNRKKDLEKSINKFRDNFSPRNTFKFPSDLNSEYSYIAFAENLNDFLLNNKINDYRERTSGRYTEILTRIAREVGNMTKQKQEVEKIVSGVNRDFNEKNFAGVIKSIALRTEESNDKLMRLLESIQTFNAENQYKMGEINLFSDAGTEEANRKAVELLLQFVRILKDEPNRDQLKLSDAFRLQFRVQENDNDTGWIDKISNVGSEGTDVLVKAMVNIMLINVFKTQISRKFGDFKLHCMMDEIGRLHPTNANGILKFANARNIYLVNGSPTTQSVSEYRYTYLLEKNAKSETVVRPLMTRISAT; from the coding sequence ATGCGTTACCTGAATAAAATTGTCTTTATCAACAGTGCGCATGTGCGTTATGCCGAAATAAACTTGAACGGAAATGTTCACCTGATTGGAACGCAAGGAGTTGGCAAAAGTACTTTGCTGCGTGCGCTCCTTTTCTTTTACAATGCGGACAAACAAAAACTCGGCATTCCGAAAGAAAAGAAATCGTTTGACGATTTTTATTTTGAAAAAGACAATTCCTACATCGTTTACGAAGTGGTGCGAGACGAATCCGCTTATTGTGTTTTGGTGAGCAAATCTTCGGGGCGTGCGAGTTTTCATTTTATCGATGCACCATATCATCGCGATTTTATCGTGAACGAAAATGGCGAAGTTCCCACGGAAACAAAAAATATTCGCGCTCGATTAAACGAAATTTATCATCGTCCGATTTACATGAGTTCAACAGTAGATCGCTACGAAACTTTCCGCGATATCATTTACGGCAACCATCAAAATGTGAAAAAGGAATTCTATAAATTTTCACTGGCCGAAAGTTCTCGCTATCAAAATATTCCGCGCAGCATTCAGAACGTTTTCTTGAATTCAAAACTCGATGCGGATTTTATCAAGGATACGATTATTCAATCGATGGATGGCGAAAGCGCTTTTATCGATTTACGATATTTTAGAAATCAAGTTTCGGAATTTGAACAAGAATATAGCGATATTGGGAAATGGTTTGAAAAAAATAAAAAGGGCGAATGCGTTGTGCGTATTGAAGCCGAGCGCGTTGTGAATGTTTACCATGCGTTATTGCTCTTGAAAAAAAATATTGAAACAAGCAGTAAGGAACTCAATTACGCTTATCGAATTACGAAGGAACAACTGCCGGCGATTTCTAGTGAAATTGAAAAACAGGAACAGGCGTTAAATACGACGATGCGTTTGTTGCGTGAAGAAAATGACAAGTTTATGCGCGAACGCGACGGCCTTAAAAAATCGCTCACATTGACCGATGAAAAGTTGAAAAATTGCCGCGAAAAAAGTGCTTATTATGTTTCGCAAAATATTGAAGAAGTTTTGAAGAAACAAGAACGCGAAAGCGTTTTAAAAATGGAAAAAGAAAATCAAGAAGAACGCAAACGATTGCTTACGCGAGAATTTGAAAGCGTTGCTGAAAAATACGAACGATTGATTCAACAGGTAAATGATAAACTCGGCGAATTTAAGCAAGTGCAACAGGCGCGCATTATCGAATCGGAATCGAAATTGAATGCAGAAAAGCAAAATCGATTTGCTGAATTTGAAAAATCAAAGAATGCGGCTTCTGTGCGATTTGATTCTGAAATTGAAACGGCAAATAATTTGAAACAGAATTTGCAAAACGAAAAAACGGACTACGAAAAATCGCTGATAGAATTGAAGTATTTTCATCCGTTTGAAAAAGAAATGCAATCTTGCAAAACGCAGATGGAAAATTTGCGCGCATCGGAAAATTCAGACAAATTAAAACAGGCGAATGCTGCTCGTGAACTTGCGAAAGTGCAGTCGCAGCGCGATGCCGAAATTGCAGACTGTAAATCGAATTTTGAAAAGGAAAATCATAAGCTTGCAAGTGTTCGTGAAAAAATTGCTTTGGCACTTGAAAAACTCGACAATCTTTTAGAAAAGCAAAAAGGTTCGCTTTACGAATGGCTTTCGACAAATAAAGTCGGCTGGGAAAATTCGATTGGAAAAATCATCGATGAAGAAACGGTTCTTTATCATAGCGGGCTTTCGCCCGAGTTAACAACGGAAGCGGGCGAGTCGCTGTTTGGTGTGAAACTGAATTTAGAAGAACTTCCGAATCGAATTCGCACTCCCGAAGATTTGCAAAACGAACATCGTGAGCTCGAAAAATCGCTTGCTGAAAATTCTAACGCAGTCCAATCTTTGCAGGACGATTTAGAAAAACGCATCGCGTCGGTGGATCGCAGCTACGGCACAAAAATCAAAGCGCTTCAAGAAGAAATTCGCAATTTAGAAATTGACTTGGTGCAGATTCCTTCTAAAATCAAACGCACAAGTAATGAACTGGAAAATTTCAAACGCAAAGATGCCGAAGAAATTGAAAAACGCCGAAATGAAATTCAGCAAAAAGTGACGGAAGTCTCGCAGAAAATTCTTGCGGCAGAAGAAAATATCGCACGTATCCGCGATGCCAAAAAACGGGAAATTTCAAAAATTGAAAAATCGTATCGCGATGACATTACCGCTTTTGAAAAGGCGACAAGCGATTTTAAAATTCAAGTGAAGGCTGAAATTTTAGACAAAGAAAATCGTGCAAAAGAAGAATGCGATGCAATTCAAAAGCAAAAAGAAAATGAACTCGAAAGTAAAAATGTTGATGTGAATGAATTGCGCAAATGCGAATCGGAAATTTTGCGCTTGACCGCAGAATTAAATGATATTGAATCGCATCGCGAACTCGTGACGCTTTATCGCCGCGATAAAGCAGAGCTTTTTGATCGCGAAGCAGAATTTAAAGAAGAAAAGCGCACGCTGGAATCTAAGTTGAATGATTTGCAAGGCAAATTTAATTCGCGTCGCGAAAAATTGAACGCTCAAAAATTCGAACAGGAAACTTCTTTAAACCAGTCAAACGAACGCAAAAAATCGATGGAAAATGATGTCTCGGAAACCGAGAAATTAGCGCTGTCTTCGCTGTGCCCTGAAAACATTAAGGACGCAGGCGAAACGCCTTGCACCAAAAATTGTTCCGAAGTCATTCGAGAATTGACCTCAGCTGTTATTGATTCTTTGAATCGTAAAAAAGATTTAGAAAAATCAATCAACAAATTCCGCGATAATTTTTCACCGCGTAATACATTTAAATTTCCGTCGGATTTGAATTCGGAATATTCTTACATCGCTTTTGCAGAAAACTTGAATGATTTTTTGCTGAACAATAAAATCAACGATTACCGCGAACGCACAAGCGGGCGCTACACCGAAATTCTCACGCGCATCGCGCGAGAAGTCGGTAACATGACCAAGCAAAAACAGGAAGTTGAAAAAATCGTAAGCGGCGTCAATCGCGATTTCAATGAAAAAAATTTTGCTGGCGTCATCAAGAGCATTGCGCTTCGCACCGAAGAAAGCAACGATAAATTGATGAGGCTTTTGGAATCGATTCAAACGTTCAATGCAGAAAATCAGTACAAGATGGGCGAAATCAATTTGTTTAGCGATGCCGGGACCGAAGAAGCGAATCGCAAAGCGGTGGAATTGCTGCTGCAATTTGTGCGCATTTTAAAAGACGAACCGAACCGCGATCAGCTCAAACTTTCGGATGCGTTCCGCTTGCAATTCCGCGTTCAAGAAAACGATAACGATACCGGTTGGATTGATAAAATTTCAAATGTCGGCTCCGAAGGCACGGACGTTTTGGTAAAAGCGATGGTGAACATCATGCTCATCAATGTTTTCAAAACGCAAATTTCCAGGAAGTTTGGCGACTTTAAATTGCATTGCATGATGGATGAAATCGGGCGACTTCACCCGACCAATGCGAACGGCATTTTGAAATTTGCAAACGCAAGAAACATTTATTTGGTAAATGGTTCGCCTACAACGCAGAGCGTTTCGGAATATCGCTACACGTATCTTTTGGAAAAAAATGCAAAGTCCGAAACCGTTGTGCGCCCGCTTATGACAAGGATTTCTGCGACATGA
- a CDS encoding lysylphosphatidylglycerol synthase transmembrane domain-containing protein, giving the protein MNKSLKSFLIFCLKLLVTAVPCYFVYDKIVTAPGWDTGDIWDLFSVHSIAPLFIALFCLGLSNFTGCLQWKLLLEKQNVHLGYWHLVKLYFVGLFFNNFMPGNVGGDVKKVYDIRMQGSQKTVGGGLTATFFDRLFGLFFLNILALAVGFLFFIRDPEQRLFLLPSLWVFLGFCTLFAGLFSKRIGRILAWFSGKIFPMSVQIRILHFQERFQLFRDWKLWFHITALSAVTQSLRVVVHFFCGIAIGLSIDVSWYFFFIPMVAVISALPISIGGFGPRELLAQSLFERIGVPGLSAVMVQLLAYLVSMLVSLFGAGFFLAEKRKTTDN; this is encoded by the coding sequence ATGAATAAATCTCTCAAATCATTTTTGATTTTTTGTCTCAAATTACTGGTGACTGCGGTTCCCTGTTATTTTGTGTACGATAAAATCGTGACGGCTCCCGGTTGGGATACCGGCGACATTTGGGATTTGTTTTCGGTGCATTCAATTGCGCCGCTCTTCATCGCACTTTTCTGCTTGGGACTTTCAAATTTCACAGGCTGCTTGCAGTGGAAATTGCTTTTAGAAAAACAGAATGTGCATCTCGGTTATTGGCATTTGGTGAAGCTTTATTTCGTCGGGCTTTTCTTCAATAATTTTATGCCCGGAAATGTCGGCGGCGATGTGAAGAAAGTTTACGACATCCGCATGCAAGGTTCGCAAAAAACCGTCGGCGGCGGATTAACGGCGACATTTTTTGATCGTCTTTTCGGACTTTTCTTTTTAAATATTCTAGCGCTTGCAGTGGGATTTCTCTTCTTTATCCGCGATCCAGAGCAGCGACTTTTTTTGCTGCCGTCGCTTTGGGTTTTTCTCGGATTTTGCACTCTTTTCGCAGGACTTTTCAGCAAACGCATCGGGCGCATTCTCGCTTGGTTTTCGGGGAAAATTTTTCCGATGTCCGTGCAAATTCGGATTTTACATTTCCAAGAACGCTTTCAACTTTTCCGCGATTGGAAACTTTGGTTTCATATTACAGCATTGTCCGCGGTAACGCAAAGCCTTCGCGTGGTGGTGCACTTTTTCTGCGGCATTGCGATTGGACTTTCGATCGATGTGTCGTGGTATTTTTTCTTCATTCCGATGGTCGCTGTCATCAGCGCTTTACCGATTTCAATCGGCGGTTTTGGTCCGCGCGAACTTTTGGCGCAATCGCTTTTTGAACGCATCGGCGTCCCCGGCCTTTCTGCGGTCATGGTGCAGCTTTTAGCGTATTTAGTGAGCATGCTTGTCAGTCTATTCGGCGCAGGATTTTTCCTCGCTGAAAAAAGAAAAACGACGGACAATTAA
- a CDS encoding UvrD-helicase domain-containing protein produces the protein MQTEDMKAEILKGLNSDQKAAVLYDHAKDGPLLILAAAGSGKTSVLTRRIQWRVLQGAKPESILALTFTAKAAQEMRERVQKLFPDADIRLSTFHSLAYSILREKFDGKFGWEFAGFLRAPKPGTAEEERFACALAEKKISPNAISRDDLFSPNLPHKLTQKLKSIREGVLQTGNIVFEDLIYLATELLQKNASVQKEIRGRFLEVLVDEYQDINPSQYLLVRAILGENQNLFAVGDDDQAIYGFRGADIGNVFRFCKDFPHSTLLRLEWNYRSVPQVLNLANNIFQEKPLLLRKTLRAGNNSPKPIFLENRPPEIWVSDDPQTEMLRIVAKIRELREAYDLEFQNFAILVRYNRQRLYYEEALADFCIPVFREAEGDEPEVSGVHIETVHGSKGLQYTVVFYAGLAEKLTPGATEGSRKQKKLQLDEEKRLFYVGVTRAEAVLFLLYCKKRFWKGKLSKFKPSRFLRYVDKPVQEKSFMPLTLFKIRSVLLVLAYMISAVPPFLFRSLFMRKSVPAWVESRVQSFTKFCFRVLRVEITIENQSALSRIDWNRPVFVVGNHQSYFDIPIVFLSLGRTIGFFAKKELTYIPFLNFWMKALHCIFIDRQNSRVGAEIKKRIENSKETVHVFVFPEGTRSKDGVVKPFKSGAFRLAAELNAIILPVHIQGSRETWESRKNTDKVAVKSTIFEPIDVKLLAADHPINPKTELVPLVYEKITSVTK, from the coding sequence ATGCAAACAGAAGACATGAAAGCAGAAATTTTGAAAGGACTCAACAGCGACCAAAAAGCAGCCGTTCTTTACGACCATGCGAAAGACGGTCCGCTTCTTATTTTAGCAGCGGCGGGCTCGGGAAAGACTTCGGTTTTAACGCGGAGAATTCAATGGCGCGTTTTACAAGGCGCAAAGCCCGAATCCATTTTAGCGCTCACGTTCACGGCGAAAGCAGCGCAAGAAATGCGGGAACGCGTTCAAAAACTTTTCCCGGACGCAGACATTCGTCTGAGCACATTTCATTCACTCGCCTATTCGATTTTACGCGAAAAATTTGACGGAAAATTCGGCTGGGAATTTGCGGGATTTTTGCGGGCGCCCAAACCGGGAACCGCCGAAGAAGAACGCTTCGCATGCGCTCTCGCCGAAAAGAAAATTTCTCCGAATGCGATTTCCCGCGATGATTTATTCAGCCCGAATCTTCCGCATAAATTAACTCAAAAATTGAAAAGCATTCGCGAAGGCGTTTTGCAAACCGGAAACATCGTATTCGAAGATTTGATTTATCTCGCAACAGAACTTTTGCAAAAAAATGCTAGCGTGCAAAAAGAAATCCGCGGGCGTTTTTTAGAAGTGCTCGTCGATGAATATCAAGACATCAATCCATCGCAATATTTACTTGTCCGTGCAATTCTCGGCGAAAATCAAAATCTTTTTGCGGTCGGCGATGACGATCAAGCGATTTACGGATTCCGCGGCGCAGACATCGGAAACGTTTTCCGCTTTTGCAAAGATTTTCCGCATTCTACATTACTCCGATTGGAATGGAATTATCGCTCCGTTCCGCAAGTCTTAAATTTGGCGAATAATATTTTTCAAGAAAAGCCGTTACTTCTCCGCAAAACTTTACGCGCAGGAAATAATTCACCGAAACCGATTTTTTTAGAAAATCGCCCGCCCGAAATTTGGGTGAGCGATGACCCGCAAACAGAAATGCTCCGCATCGTGGCGAAAATTCGCGAGCTCCGCGAAGCCTATGATTTGGAATTTCAAAACTTCGCCATTCTTGTCCGCTATAATCGGCAGCGGCTTTATTACGAAGAAGCATTGGCCGATTTTTGCATTCCCGTTTTCCGCGAAGCAGAAGGCGACGAGCCCGAAGTTTCGGGAGTTCACATCGAAACCGTTCATGGTTCCAAAGGCCTCCAATATACTGTCGTCTTTTACGCAGGTCTCGCCGAAAAGCTCACGCCGGGCGCAACCGAAGGAAGTCGAAAACAAAAAAAGCTTCAACTCGATGAAGAGAAACGTCTGTTCTACGTGGGCGTTACCCGCGCAGAGGCAGTGCTCTTTTTATTATATTGTAAGAAGCGTTTTTGGAAAGGAAAACTTTCCAAATTTAAGCCGTCCCGTTTTTTGCGCTACGTCGATAAACCGGTTCAGGAGAAGTCTTTTATGCCGCTTACGCTTTTTAAAATCCGCTCGGTGCTGCTGGTTTTAGCTTATATGATTAGCGCAGTGCCGCCGTTTCTTTTTCGCAGTCTGTTTATGCGGAAATCTGTTCCGGCTTGGGTTGAATCGCGCGTGCAAAGTTTTACAAAATTCTGCTTTCGCGTTTTGCGCGTCGAAATTACCATCGAAAATCAGTCCGCGCTTTCTCGCATCGATTGGAACCGCCCCGTTTTCGTCGTCGGCAATCATCAATCTTATTTTGACATTCCGATTGTCTTCCTTTCTCTCGGTCGCACGATTGGATTTTTCGCCAAGAAAGAACTCACTTACATTCCGTTTTTGAATTTTTGGATGAAAGCGTTGCATTGCATTTTCATCGACAGACAAAATTCTCGGGTCGGCGCCGAAATTAAAAAGCGCATCGAAAATTCCAAAGAAACAGTTCACGTTTTCGTTTTCCCCGAAGGAACGCGCAGCAAAGATGGCGTCGTTAAACCTTTCAAAAGCGGCGCTTTCCGTCTCGCTGCCGAATTGAATGCGATTATTTTGCCGGTGCACATTCAAGGTTCACGCGAAACTTGGGAATCGAGAAAGAACACCGATAAAGTTGCGGTCAAATCGACGATTTTTGAACCGATTGATGTAAAACTTCTCGCTGCCGATCATCCGATTAATCCGAAAACAGAACTCGTTCCTCTCGTTTATGAGAAAATTACGAGCGTGACGAAATAA